A stretch of the Archangium violaceum genome encodes the following:
- the astB gene encoding N-succinylarginine dihydrolase, with amino-acid sequence MREYNFDGIVGPTHNYGGLSPGNLASALHGGEVSHPREAALQGLEKMRFVAELGVGQGVLPPQPRPSLRALRALGFSGTDEEVITRAGQEAEHLLRLTSSSAAMWTANAATGAPSEDTADGRMHLTPANLQQMFHRALEAETTHSVLRSIFADEKHFAVHAPLPGGGHFADEGAANHTRLATPGHKAVHLLAWGRSAWRDDVRHPTRFPARQTYEASQALARLHKLDPAQVLLPQQSPEGIDAGAFHTDVMAVGNQSFLMLHELAFVDPQGLLKTLREKLGDEFTYVLATNEELPARDAVKAYPFNSQVLTLPDGTMAIIAPEESRETEPARRFLERVVAENNPVKRVYYLDVRQSMNNGGGPACLRQRVWLTDTERAAVKANVFYTPELHEALAGWVKRHYREDLRARDLADPKLARETMTALDELTRILNLGSVYDFQR; translated from the coding sequence ATGCGCGAATACAACTTCGACGGCATCGTCGGTCCCACCCACAATTACGGCGGCTTGTCGCCCGGCAACCTGGCGTCCGCCCTCCATGGCGGCGAGGTGAGCCACCCCCGCGAAGCGGCCCTCCAGGGGCTGGAGAAGATGCGCTTCGTGGCGGAGCTGGGCGTGGGCCAGGGTGTGCTGCCTCCCCAGCCGAGGCCCTCGCTGCGGGCGCTGCGCGCCCTGGGCTTCTCCGGTACGGACGAGGAGGTCATCACCCGGGCCGGGCAGGAGGCCGAGCACCTGTTGCGGCTGACCTCCAGCTCCGCCGCCATGTGGACGGCGAACGCGGCCACGGGAGCGCCCTCCGAGGACACGGCGGACGGGCGGATGCACCTGACGCCGGCCAACCTCCAGCAGATGTTCCACCGGGCGCTGGAGGCGGAGACGACGCACTCGGTGCTGCGCTCCATCTTCGCGGACGAGAAGCACTTCGCCGTCCACGCGCCACTGCCCGGCGGTGGGCACTTCGCGGACGAGGGCGCGGCCAACCACACCCGGCTCGCCACCCCGGGGCACAAGGCGGTGCACCTGCTCGCCTGGGGCCGGAGCGCCTGGCGGGATGACGTGCGCCACCCCACCCGCTTCCCCGCACGGCAGACATACGAGGCCAGCCAGGCGCTGGCCCGGTTGCACAAGCTGGATCCGGCGCAGGTGCTGCTGCCGCAGCAGTCCCCCGAGGGCATCGACGCGGGCGCCTTCCACACGGACGTGATGGCGGTGGGCAACCAGAGCTTCCTCATGCTGCACGAGCTGGCCTTCGTGGACCCCCAGGGGTTGCTGAAGACGCTGCGCGAGAAGCTGGGGGATGAGTTCACCTACGTGCTGGCCACCAACGAGGAACTGCCCGCGCGCGACGCGGTGAAGGCCTACCCGTTCAACTCGCAGGTGCTGACGCTGCCGGATGGCACCATGGCCATCATCGCGCCGGAGGAGAGCCGGGAGACGGAGCCGGCGCGGCGCTTCCTGGAGCGCGTGGTGGCCGAGAACAACCCGGTCAAGCGCGTGTATTACCTGGACGTGCGCCAGTCGATGAACAATGGAGGCGGCCCGGCCTGCCTGCGCCAGCGCGTGTGGCTCACCGACACCGAGCGCGCCGCGGTGAAGGCGAACGTCTTCTACACCCCGGAGCTGCACGAGGCGCTCGCTGGCTGGGTGAAGCGGCACTACCGCGAGGACCTGCGCGCCAGGGACCTGGCGGACCCGAAGCTGGCCCGCGAGACGATGACGGCGCTCGACGAGCTCACGCGCATCCTCAACCTGGGCAGCGTCTACGATTTCCAGCGGTGA
- the rpoN gene encoding RNA polymerase factor sigma-54, whose protein sequence is MAMELKQSLKLSQQLVMTPQLQQAIKLLQLSRMELLEQVREEMDQNPLLEQPDEAPFGDTADKEPGEASLEAANTELPAGVELRTPDAAPEFKADGDGPPEIDWEAYLNSYQFNEPTTASNRGNVATEDMPSFEANLVEKEDLVDHLQEQLGTLRLNDAERRIGMLILGNLDQDGYLTLEEVEGDPLIRLANEADVPMSVAERTLRRIQNLEPKGCGARDLQECLLIQVAALKDKHAPLLGLIIKRHMKYLESKNLPAIAKDLKVSLEEVVEASKLLPKLDPKPGRNFSGDDAQYITPDVFVYKLAEDEYTVVLNDDGLSKLRISGTYRNALKSGGVGPGQTKEFIQEKLRSAQWLIRSIHQRQRTIYKVTESIVKFQRDFLDKGIAHLKPLILRDVAEDIGMHESTVSRVTTNKYVHTPQGIFELKYFFNSSIARVSGEDTASEAVKHHIKQLVSQEDPRNPYSDQKIVELLKAQGTEIARRTVAKYREVLGILPSSKRKRYF, encoded by the coding sequence ATGGCGATGGAACTCAAGCAGAGCCTGAAGCTTTCGCAGCAGCTGGTGATGACGCCCCAGCTGCAGCAGGCCATCAAGCTGCTGCAACTCTCGCGGATGGAGCTTCTGGAGCAGGTCCGGGAGGAGATGGACCAGAATCCCCTCCTGGAGCAGCCGGACGAGGCCCCCTTCGGGGATACGGCGGACAAGGAGCCAGGCGAGGCTTCCCTGGAAGCCGCGAATACCGAGCTTCCGGCGGGAGTGGAGTTGCGGACCCCGGATGCCGCGCCCGAGTTCAAGGCGGACGGCGACGGGCCGCCGGAGATCGACTGGGAGGCCTACCTCAACAGCTACCAGTTCAACGAGCCCACGACGGCCTCCAACCGGGGCAACGTGGCGACCGAGGACATGCCCTCCTTCGAGGCCAACCTCGTGGAGAAGGAGGACCTGGTCGATCACCTCCAGGAGCAGCTCGGCACGCTGCGGCTCAATGACGCCGAGCGGCGTATCGGGATGCTCATTCTGGGCAACCTGGACCAGGACGGGTACCTGACGCTGGAGGAGGTGGAGGGAGATCCACTCATCCGCCTGGCCAACGAGGCGGACGTGCCCATGTCGGTGGCCGAGCGCACGCTGCGCCGCATCCAGAACCTGGAGCCCAAGGGCTGCGGCGCGCGCGACCTCCAGGAGTGCCTGCTCATCCAGGTGGCCGCGCTCAAGGACAAGCACGCGCCGCTGCTGGGCCTCATCATCAAGCGGCACATGAAGTACCTGGAGAGCAAGAACCTTCCGGCCATCGCCAAGGACCTGAAGGTGTCGCTCGAGGAGGTGGTGGAGGCCTCCAAGCTGCTGCCCAAGCTGGACCCGAAGCCGGGCCGCAACTTCAGTGGGGACGACGCGCAGTACATCACCCCCGACGTGTTCGTCTACAAGCTGGCCGAGGACGAGTACACGGTGGTGCTCAACGACGACGGCCTGTCGAAGCTTCGGATTTCCGGCACGTACCGCAACGCGCTGAAGAGCGGCGGGGTGGGGCCGGGGCAGACGAAGGAGTTCATCCAGGAGAAGCTGCGCAGCGCGCAGTGGCTCATCCGCTCCATCCACCAGCGCCAGCGCACCATCTACAAGGTCACCGAGAGCATCGTGAAGTTCCAGCGGGACTTCCTGGACAAGGGCATCGCGCACCTCAAGCCGCTCATCCTCCGGGACGTGGCCGAGGACATCGGCATGCACGAGTCCACGGTGTCGCGCGTGACGACGAACAAGTACGTGCACACGCCGCAGGGCATCTTCGAGCTGAAGTACTTCTTCAACTCGTCCATCGCCCGCGTGTCCGGTGAGGACACGGCGAGCGAGGCGGTGAAGCACCACATCAAGCAGCTGGTGTCGCAGGAAGATCCGCGCAATCCGTACTCGGACCAGAAGATCGTCGAGCTGCTCAAGGCGCAGGGCACGGAGATCGCCCGGCGCACGGTGGCCAAGTACCGCGAGGTGCTGGGCATCCTCCCGAGCAGCAAGCGCAAGCGCTACTTCTAG
- a CDS encoding lysophospholipid acyltransferase family protein, translated as MERPPLAKRLKRFLRYLLVRAALTIVSSLPLGLARVLGAGFGRFAFAVAGGERRKALKSLALAFPEKSDAERHALARASFRHLGMAVFEVGATASMDRQLERLVRWPEEDRRVLETALARGRGVVFVSGHVGNWELLARRVARAGYPSQSIAKETTDPRLTALVERFRAQGGVRSIWRGQEGAARAMLRALKAGEILGLLIDQDTKVQSVFVPFFGALAATPRAAADLALRTGAAAVVGFCQREGEGYRLWMEEVPWQASGDREADAVALTAALSERIEAAIRRAPEQWVWMHQRWKTRPTTQTR; from the coding sequence GTGGAGCGCCCTCCCTTAGCAAAGCGCCTGAAGCGTTTCCTCCGCTACCTGCTCGTCCGTGCGGCATTGACCATCGTGAGCAGCCTGCCGCTGGGGCTCGCTCGGGTGTTGGGGGCGGGTTTCGGCCGGTTCGCCTTCGCCGTGGCCGGCGGGGAGCGACGCAAGGCGTTGAAGTCCCTGGCCCTCGCCTTCCCGGAGAAGTCCGACGCGGAGCGGCATGCGCTCGCCCGCGCCTCCTTCCGCCACCTGGGCATGGCCGTCTTCGAGGTGGGCGCCACCGCCTCCATGGACCGGCAGCTCGAGCGCCTGGTCCGCTGGCCGGAGGAGGACCGGCGTGTCCTGGAGACGGCGCTCGCCCGGGGCAGGGGCGTCGTCTTCGTCTCCGGCCACGTGGGCAACTGGGAGCTGTTGGCCCGGCGGGTGGCGCGGGCGGGCTACCCCAGCCAGAGCATCGCCAAGGAGACCACGGACCCGAGGCTCACCGCGCTCGTCGAGCGCTTCCGGGCCCAGGGCGGGGTGCGCAGCATCTGGCGCGGCCAGGAGGGCGCGGCGCGAGCCATGCTGCGCGCCCTCAAGGCGGGGGAGATCCTCGGGCTGCTCATCGACCAGGACACGAAGGTGCAGTCCGTCTTCGTGCCCTTCTTCGGAGCGCTGGCGGCCACGCCCCGGGCGGCGGCGGACCTGGCGCTGCGCACGGGCGCGGCGGCGGTGGTGGGCTTCTGCCAGCGGGAGGGCGAGGGCTACCGGCTGTGGATGGAGGAGGTGCCCTGGCAGGCGAGCGGGGACCGGGAGGCCGATGCCGTCGCGCTCACGGCCGCTCTCTCGGAGAGGATAGAGGCAGCCATCCGCCGGGCACCTGAGCAATGGGTGTGGATGCACCAGCGTTGGAAGACCCGTCCCACCACCCAGACCCGATGA
- the lptB gene encoding LPS export ABC transporter ATP-binding protein, translating to MSSRLYAEGLQKTFRKRKVVQGVSFYVSQGEVVGLLGPNGAGKTTSFNMVVGLVRPDVGRVRVDDEELTHLPMHRRTLRGLGYLPQESSIFRKLTVSQNFLSVLELQKNLDRSAREKRARELLEEFGLGHVAESLGETLSGGERRRAEIARSLIPNPRFILFDEPFAGVDPINVGDLQRQISHLKSRGLGVLITDHNVQDTLGICDRAYIIAQGQILEEGTPAQLASSARARAVYLGERFRLQSV from the coding sequence ATGAGCAGCCGGTTGTACGCCGAGGGTCTCCAGAAGACCTTCCGCAAGCGCAAGGTGGTGCAGGGCGTGTCCTTCTACGTCTCCCAGGGAGAGGTGGTGGGGTTGCTCGGGCCCAATGGCGCCGGCAAGACGACGAGCTTCAACATGGTGGTGGGCCTGGTGCGGCCCGATGTCGGCCGGGTGCGCGTGGACGACGAGGAGCTCACCCACCTGCCCATGCACCGGCGCACCCTGCGCGGTCTGGGCTACCTGCCCCAGGAGTCCTCCATCTTCCGCAAGCTCACCGTGAGCCAGAACTTCCTGTCCGTGCTGGAGCTGCAGAAGAACCTGGACCGGTCCGCCCGCGAGAAGCGCGCCCGGGAGCTGCTGGAGGAGTTCGGCCTGGGCCATGTGGCCGAGTCGCTCGGCGAGACGCTCTCCGGTGGCGAGCGCCGCCGCGCGGAGATCGCCCGCTCCCTCATCCCCAACCCCCGCTTCATCCTCTTCGACGAGCCCTTCGCCGGCGTGGACCCCATCAACGTGGGGGACCTCCAGCGGCAGATCTCCCACCTGAAGTCCCGTGGCCTGGGCGTCCTCATCACCGACCACAACGTCCAGGACACCCTCGGCATCTGTGACCGTGCCTACATCATCGCACAGGGGCAGATCCTGGAGGAGGGCACGCCGGCGCAGCTCGCCTCCTCGGCCCGGGCGCGTGCGGTGTACCTCGGCGAGCGATTCCGCTTGCAGTCGGTGTGA
- a CDS encoding LptA/OstA family protein: protein MIEYLVTAFFLAQPVKPTAFEASAGSPGGAEAPAVRNNTVITSQRVLGSRNQAVFKGDVVVKQGTMDLRCDEMIAFYSGNGPREVTRVECVGNVRAVDGDRTARGERAGFDVPSGLLVVTGNPEAQDATTHLKGTELRMTAGNKNHEYQVENAVVTLQSAPLKPPSRRGSGKESSPPREPAVISARRVIGSNNQAVFTGDVVVKQRTMDLRCDKMIAHYNGPREVTRAECVGNVRAVDGERSARGERADFDVPTGLLVVKGNPEARDPTTHLRGSEVRMTVGKSNFEVKDAVITVETAPLEQRQRKGGGRSNPGSASGHTGAGGTKP from the coding sequence ATGATTGAGTATCTCGTGACGGCCTTCTTCCTGGCCCAGCCGGTGAAGCCGACCGCGTTCGAGGCCAGCGCCGGCTCGCCCGGCGGGGCGGAGGCTCCGGCGGTTCGCAACAACACGGTCATCACCTCCCAACGGGTGTTGGGCTCACGCAACCAGGCCGTCTTCAAGGGCGACGTGGTGGTGAAGCAGGGGACGATGGACCTGCGGTGCGACGAGATGATCGCCTTCTACAGCGGCAACGGCCCGCGTGAGGTGACGCGCGTGGAGTGCGTGGGCAACGTGCGCGCGGTGGACGGCGACCGGACGGCCAGGGGCGAGCGGGCCGGCTTCGACGTACCCAGTGGCCTGCTGGTGGTGACGGGCAATCCCGAGGCGCAGGATGCCACCACGCACCTCAAGGGCACCGAGCTGCGCATGACGGCGGGCAACAAGAACCACGAGTACCAGGTGGAGAACGCCGTCGTCACCCTCCAGTCGGCACCGTTGAAGCCGCCGTCGCGCAGGGGCTCGGGCAAGGAGTCCTCCCCACCGAGAGAGCCCGCGGTGATCTCCGCCCGGCGGGTGATCGGCTCGAACAACCAGGCCGTCTTCACGGGCGACGTGGTGGTGAAGCAGCGGACGATGGACCTGCGGTGCGACAAGATGATTGCCCACTACAACGGTCCACGAGAGGTGACGCGCGCGGAGTGCGTGGGCAATGTACGTGCGGTGGACGGCGAGCGCTCCGCTCGGGGCGAGCGGGCCGACTTCGACGTGCCCACCGGCCTGCTCGTGGTGAAGGGCAACCCCGAGGCGCGTGATCCCACCACGCACCTCCGGGGCTCCGAGGTGCGGATGACGGTGGGCAAATCGAATTTCGAGGTGAAGGACGCCGTCATCACCGTGGAGACGGCGCCGCTCGAGCAGCGGCAGCGCAAGGGTGGGGGTAGGAGCAATCCAGGTAGCGCGTCCGGCCACACGGGCGCGGGGGGAACGAAGCCATGA